The following proteins come from a genomic window of Salvia hispanica cultivar TCC Black 2014 chromosome 4, UniMelb_Shisp_WGS_1.0, whole genome shotgun sequence:
- the LOC125218769 gene encoding lipoyl synthase, chloroplastic-like, translating to MIHRCISKAPPPPLPISRPKTLTKSTIRCQLEQKAPPLPYTGRDPNVKKPGWLRQKAPQGEKYDEVKESLSRLKLNTVCEEAQCPNIGECWNGGSDGISTATIMLLGDTCTRGCRFCAVKTSRNPSPPDPMEPYNTAKAIASWGVDYIVLTSVDRDDIPDGGSGHFAETVKAMKALSPEIMVECLTSDFRGDLEAVSTLVHSGLDVFAHNVETVKRLQRIVRDPRAGYEQSLSVLKHAKLDKEGMITKSSLMLGLGESDDELKEAMADLRAIDVDILTLGQYLQPTPLHLTVKEYVTPEKFAFWKDYGESIGFRYVASGPLVRSSYRAGELFIKTMVKEKTKNGSA from the exons ATGATTCACCGATGCATTTCCAAGGCGCCTCCGCCTCCCTTACCAATCTCCAGACCCAAAACCCTCACCAAGTCCACCATCCGCTGTCAATTGGAGCAGAAAGCGCCGCCGCTCCCCTACACGGGGCGGGACCCCAATGTGAAGAAGCCGGGTTGGCTGAGGCAGAAGGCGCCTCAGGGGGAAAAGTACGACGAGGTCAAGGAATCGCTGTCGAGGCTCAAGCTCAACACTGTATGTGAGGAGGCGCAGTGCCCTAATATTGGGGAGTGCTGGAACGGCGGCAGCGACGGCATCTCCACCGCCACCATCATGTTGCTCGGCGACACCTGCACTAGGGGCTGCCGTTTCTGTGCTGTGAAGACGAGTAGGAACCCGTCGCCGCCCGATCCTATGGAGCCCTATAATACTGCCAAGGCTATTGCCAGTTGGGG TGTAGATTATATTGTCCTCACCAGCGTGGACCGAGATGATATACCTGATGGTGGAAGTGGCCATTTTGCTGAAACAGTGAAAGCAATGAAG GCACTTAGTCCTGAAATCATGGTTGAGTGTTTAACATCAGATTTTCGAGGTGATCTAGAGGCTGTATCCACGCTTGTTCACTCAGGATTAGATGTGTTTGCTCACAATGTTGAAACTGTGAAACGACTGCAGCGGATAGTAAGGGATCCTAGGGCTGG ATATGAGCAAAGTTTATCAGTTTTGAAACACGCAAAGCTCGACAAGGAAGGGATGATAACAAAATCATCTCTTATGTTAGGACTTGGTGAAAGTGATGATGAATTGAAGGAAGCAATGGCTGATTTAAGGGCGATtgatgttgacattttgactCTAGGACAATACTTACAG CCTACTCCATTACATCTTACAGTCAAGGAGTATGTTACCCCAGAAAAATTTGCTTTCTGGAAAGATTATGGAGAGTCAATTGGTTTCCGTTATGTTGCCAGTGGACCCTTG GTTCGATCATCGTACAGGGCGGGAGAGCTGTTTATCAAGACTATGGTAAAGGAGAAGACCAAAAATGGATCTGCGTAA